The Lichenicola cladoniae sequence TGCCGCGACGCATGTCGGTGTGACCGGTTGCTATCCAGATGCGCACCCCACTGGCGATCGGGATCATCGCAAAGCCTGAAGTGCGGCGGTCACCAAAGCTGGCGACGCCTGGGCGTCGATCCTCAGTCGGGTTCCGTTGACCAGTTCCACGGTAATTGCTGTCGTGTCGGCCGGAGACGCGATGGGTGCTGCCTCGGGCAGCAGAACCGCCGGTGCGAACGACATGCTCGTCTCAGTCATGGCTTGTCGCCGCCACTTGTAGATCAGGCTTGTCGAGACTTCGAACTGGCGGGAAACGTCCGCCACAACGGCGCCAGGCATGAAGGCCGCATTCAAGATCCGGCGACGCTCGTCCCAACTCCACCGACGTCGCCGCTCCGGACCCGTCAGCAAGGTTATCTGCGGCATGCTGTGCTGCTATGAGCGCTCATAAGGACTCCTTACGAGCGCAGACTCACAGTTGAGCTACCGCACCACAAGGCGGCACCCGGCGGAGGGATACCACGTCACCGGCCATTCCGGACTGACGATCCGCCGCCATTCAGTCTTGGACTTGACCCCGAACGCCTTGCCTGCCAGCTGGGCTTTCGTTGCCCGGTAGCCGGCATCCATGATTGCATCGCGGATGAGTAGCACCTGCTCGCCCAGCGCCAGGACGAAAGCTACTTCTTCGGCACCAGTCATTGTACGGGCGAACTGGACACCGGCGGCAAAGGCCTGATCGGCAACTTCAGGCGCGATAACAGCCATTGGGTCGGAGATGTTGAACGGCAGCTGGTCGATATGGTCACTCATCATGTCGACTCTTTCTAGTCGGCAGTGGCAGCGTGGCTGACGGCCTCATAGTCCCATCAGAACCCTTATCCCTCCATCCAGCGCAGCCTGCTGTGCCGCGACCTCATCGCTGACCTTTACCCATATGGCCGCGGTGGCAAGTTCACCCTTGGCGCGTAATTCAGCTGCCCGCTTCATTGCTAACTGTCTAGCATTTCTACCGTGCTTCTTGATCATCAGATTGGCTGCTTGGCGGTAGTTCAAGCGTAGGTTCCTAACTTGTAGATGGAGGCGCAGCTGCTACAGCGCGCGCTTAGGCTCAAGGGTTACCTGCCGAGGTGCAACAGATCCTGCAGAACCTCTTACCGGCCTGCAGTGATAGCTCGGACAATGATGCTGAACTGATAAGTCAAGTGAAGCCGATAGCGCATCAAATTTGACCTTGCTGATTCAATGTTGCTCGCCAGGCTTCCGCAGCCGCACCCCAGCACCGCCGCCGTTTTCAGGAATAAACTCGATGCCGGCGGCATTCAACGCCCGACGAATAGCGTCAGCATTTGCCCGCATCATTCCGGCTAAGCCACGCGCACTTTCAGCCCGCCGGATTGTCACGAGACTGACGCCGGACAGTTCTGCCAGGCCCTCCCCTGACATTCCAAGCAGGGCCCTGGCAGCCTTCATCTGACCCGCTGTTATGGTGACACTTCTCGTATCTAGCGACATTAAAGGTTGCATCTCATATCCGGTGACACTATACGTATCTCCAGACACTTTAGATGGCAAGGCAAACCTTCATGTCCTACCAGACCCGCCACCCCGAAGCAGCCGCCCACCCGCTTCATTCGATCCCGATGTTCCGCCCGGCCAGCGTCCTCGTCGCTGCATTGTAACCGCTGCGAGAACACCACAAAGCAGGATACCGGATCAGCGGTCCTTGAGTCGCTTTGGCATCCAGTAGTTCCGGATTTGTGGGATCACCAGCCGAATGTCGTGGTAGGCATCTCGTAGGAAGTCCTTGGTCTCTGATCCTGCGCGAGCCGGACCCAGCATGGGACTGCCATGTTCATCGATGCAGTGGAGCAGGATCGGGAGCAGGAGGCCGTGCTCTGTGCGTTCCAAATCGCATAGGGTTTGCCACGCGTTGGGTCGCAGACGCATCGCCGAGAGAAACCCCATGCACCACGGGGCGGCGAGGACAGTGCCGTCATCCTTTTTCTTAAAGATCGGCGCATTCCTGTCCGGAGCCTGGGACAGTGTTTCACCGATCGTGTTGAACCTGTCGGCTATGGCCATCATGGCGGCGAGACTCTGGCCCGACGCAGAGCCAACAATTCCGTTGATCCCGAGCAGGTCGACGAACCACACGTCAGGCTGGATCGAGCACGGGCCGATAGCGATTGCCGTGAGGTATCCATCGAGCATGGAAACGCCGTCGACTTTCGGTGACGGCTCGAGCTGCCGCAGCCAGATATCGAGTGCCTCCAGGCGCATGGCCTTCGGCGCGGCTGGTTCGCGCTTCTGCTTCACGCGGCGGCCGTTCGGGTGGCCTGCGTCGCCTTCCAGACCCACGGCAACAATTCACGCACGGCGTTGTTCTTCGTCTGGCCGGAGACCATCCGGTCCAGCACGTCGGCCAGGTAGGCGTGTGGATCCAGATCGTGCAGCTTGGCGGTGTTGATCAACGACGCCAGCACCGCCCAGCTTTGGCCGCCGCTGGCCGCTCCAGCAAACAAGGCGTTTTTCCGCCCCAGGGCGATCGGCCTGATCGTCCTCTCGACGGTGTTGTTATCCACTTCAACCCGGCCATCTCTCAGGAACATCGTCAGCCCGTCCCAATGGCCAAGCGTGTAGCGGATGGCCCGCGCCAGCGGCGCCTTCACGGAGATCTCCGCCAGACGGTCCATCAGCCAAGGCTTGAGGATGTCGAACAATAGCCTGGTCTCCGCCTGTCGGATCGCCACTCGTTCGCGGGCGCTGGTGCCGCGGATGCGTGCCTCGATCGCATAGATGGCTGCAAACCGCGCGAGTGCTGCCGCCGCCACCGGCGACCCCGTTGCCTTGTGCACCTCGAAAAACCGTCGGCGCGCGTGCGCCAGGCAGAACGCCAGCGTG is a genomic window containing:
- the tnpA gene encoding IS66-like element accessory protein TnpA gives rise to the protein MPQITLLTGPERRRRWSWDERRRILNAAFMPGAVVADVSRQFEVSTSLIYKWRRQAMTETSMSFAPAVLLPEAAPIASPADTTAITVELVNGTRLRIDAQASPALVTAALQALR
- a CDS encoding UPF0149 family protein, which codes for MKQKREPAAPKAMRLEALDIWLRQLEPSPKVDGVSMLDGYLTAIAIGPCSIQPDVWFVDLLGINGIVGSASGQSLAAMMAIADRFNTIGETLSQAPDRNAPIFKKKDDGTVLAAPWCMGFLSAMRLRPNAWQTLCDLERTEHGLLLPILLHCIDEHGSPMLGPARAGSETKDFLRDAYHDIRLVIPQIRNYWMPKRLKDR